A stretch of Mesoplodon densirostris isolate mMesDen1 chromosome 7, mMesDen1 primary haplotype, whole genome shotgun sequence DNA encodes these proteins:
- the RELA gene encoding transcription factor p65 isoform X3 yields the protein MDDLFPLIFPAEPAQASGPYVEIIEQPKQRGMRFRYKCEGRSAGSIPGERSTDTTKTHPTIKINGYTGPGTVRISLVTKDPPHRPHPHELVGKDCRDGFYEAELCPDRCIHSFQNLGIQCVKKRDLEQAISQRIQTNNNPFQVPVEEQRGDYDLNAVRLCFQVTVRDPAGRPLRLSPVLSHPIFDNRAPNTAELKICRVNRNSGSCLGGDEIFLLCDKVQKEDIEVYFTGPGWEARGSFSQADVHRQVAIVFRTPPYADPSLQAPVRVSMQLRRPSDRELSEPMEFQYLPDTDDRHRIEEKRKRTYETFKSIMKKSPFNGPTDHRPPTRRIAVPSRSSASVPKPGWTLVIQSWMNTLPSGSLQSEDACGNSWIPAGG from the exons ATGGACG ACCTCTTCCCTCTCATCTTCCCCGCGG AGCCGGCCCAGGCCTCCGGCCCCTACGTGGAGATCATCGAGCAGCCCAAGCAGCGGGGCATGCGCTTTCGCTACAAGTGTGAGGGCCGCTCAGCAGGCAGTATCCCAGGCGAGAGGAGCACAGATACCACCAAGACCCACCCCACCATCAAG ATCAATGGCTACACGGGGCCAGGGACAGTCCGCATCTCCCTGGTGACCAAGGACCCCCCTCACCGGCCTCACCCCCATGAGCTTGTGGGGAAAGACTGCCGGGATGGCTTCTATGAGGCTGAGCTCTGCCCGGACCGCTGCATCCACAG CTTCCAGAACCTGGGGATCCAGTGTGTAAAGAAGCGGGACCTGGAGCAGGCCATCAGTCAGCGCATCCAGACCAACAACAACCCCTTCCAAG TTCCTGTAGAAGAGCAGCGTGGAGACTACGACCTGAATGCTGTCCGGCTCTGCTTCCAGGTGACAGTGCGGGACCCTGCAGGCAGGCCCCTACGCCTGTCGCCTGTCCTCTCTCATCCCATCTTTGACAACC GCGCCCCCAACACTGCCGAGCTCAAGATCTGCCGAGTGAATCGGAACTCTGGGAGCTGCCTTGGCGGGGATGAGATCTTCCTGCTGTGTGACAAGGTGCAGAAAG AGGATATCGAGGTGTATTTCACGGGACCAGGCTGGGAGGCCCGAGGCTCCTTTTCACAAGCTGATGTGCACCGGCAAGTGGCCATTGTGTTCCGGACGCCCCCCTACGCGGACCCCAGCCTGCAGGCCCCTGTGCGCGTCTCCATGCAGCTGCGGCGGCCTTCCGATCGGGAGCTCAGCGAGCCCATGGAATTCCAGTACTTGCCAGACACAG ATGATCGTCACCGGATTGAGGAGAAACGCAAAAGGACATATGAGACCTTTAAGAGCATCATGAAAAAGAGCCCTTTCAATG GACCCACCGACCACCGGCCTCCGACCCGGCGCATCGCTGTGCCTTCCCGCAGCTCAGCTTCCGTTCCCAAGCCAG GCTGGACGTTGGTGATACAGAGTTGGATGAATACATTGCCATCCGGGAGCCTGCAGTCCGAAGATGCCTGTGGAAACTCCTGGATACCAGCTGGTGGATGA
- the RELA gene encoding transcription factor p65 isoform X2, whose amino-acid sequence MASMRLSSARTAASTVPVEEQRGDYDLNAVRLCFQVTVRDPAGRPLRLSPVLSHPIFDNRAPNTAELKICRVNRNSGSCLGGDEIFLLCDKVQKEDIEVYFTGPGWEARGSFSQADVHRQVAIVFRTPPYADPSLQAPVRVSMQLRRPSDRELSEPMEFQYLPDTDDRHRIEEKRKRTYETFKSIMKKSPFNGPTDHRPPTRRIAVPSRSSASVPKPAPQPYPFTPSLSTINFEEFSPMVFPSGQIPSQTSALAPAPALVLAQAPAPAPAMASALAQAPAPGPVLAPGLAQAVTPPAPKTIPAGEGTLTEALLQLQFDADEDLGALLGNNTDPAVFTDLASVDNSEFQQLLNQGVPMAPHTAEPMLMEYPEAITRLVTGSQRPPDPAPTPLGASGLSNGLLSGDEDFSSIADMDFSALLSQISS is encoded by the exons ATGGCTTCTATGAGGCTGAGCTCTGCCCGGACCGCTGCATCCACAG TTCCTGTAGAAGAGCAGCGTGGAGACTACGACCTGAATGCTGTCCGGCTCTGCTTCCAGGTGACAGTGCGGGACCCTGCAGGCAGGCCCCTACGCCTGTCGCCTGTCCTCTCTCATCCCATCTTTGACAACC GCGCCCCCAACACTGCCGAGCTCAAGATCTGCCGAGTGAATCGGAACTCTGGGAGCTGCCTTGGCGGGGATGAGATCTTCCTGCTGTGTGACAAGGTGCAGAAAG AGGATATCGAGGTGTATTTCACGGGACCAGGCTGGGAGGCCCGAGGCTCCTTTTCACAAGCTGATGTGCACCGGCAAGTGGCCATTGTGTTCCGGACGCCCCCCTACGCGGACCCCAGCCTGCAGGCCCCTGTGCGCGTCTCCATGCAGCTGCGGCGGCCTTCCGATCGGGAGCTCAGCGAGCCCATGGAATTCCAGTACTTGCCAGACACAG ATGATCGTCACCGGATTGAGGAGAAACGCAAAAGGACATATGAGACCTTTAAGAGCATCATGAAAAAGAGCCCTTTCAATG GACCCACCGACCACCGGCCTCCGACCCGGCGCATCGCTGTGCCTTCCCGCAGCTCAGCTTCCGTTCCCAAGCCAG CTCCCCAGCCCTATCCCTTTACACCATCTCTCAGCACCATCAACTTTGAGGAGTTCTCCCCCATGGTCTTTCCTTCTGGGCAGATCCCAAGCCAGACCTCGGCCTTGGCACCGGCCCCTGCCCTAGTCCtggcccaggccccagcccctgccccagccatgGCATCAGCCCtggcccaggccccagcccctggcccagtcctagccccaggcCTTGCTCAGGCTGTGACCCCACCTGCCCCCAAGACCATCCCGGCTGGGGAAGGGACACTGACAGAGGCCCTGCTGCAGCTGCAGTTTGATGCTGATGAAGACCTGGGGGCCCTGCTTGGCAATAACACAGATCCAGCCGTGTTCACAGACCTGGCATCCGTCGACAACTCTGAGTTTCAGCAGCTGCTGAACCAGGGTGTACCCATGGCCCCCCATACAGCTGAGCCCATGCTGATGGAGTACCCTGAGGCTATAACTCGTCTGGTGACAGGGTCCCAGAGGCCCCCTGACCCAGCTCCCACTCCCCTGGGAGCCTCTGGCCTCAGCAACGGCCTCCTCTCAGGGGATGAAGACTTCTCCTCCATTGCGGACATGGACTTCTCAGCCCTTCTGAGTCAGATCAGCTCCTAA
- the RELA gene encoding transcription factor p65 isoform X1, with amino-acid sequence MDDLFPLIFPAEPAQASGPYVEIIEQPKQRGMRFRYKCEGRSAGSIPGERSTDTTKTHPTIKINGYTGPGTVRISLVTKDPPHRPHPHELVGKDCRDGFYEAELCPDRCIHSFQNLGIQCVKKRDLEQAISQRIQTNNNPFQVPVEEQRGDYDLNAVRLCFQVTVRDPAGRPLRLSPVLSHPIFDNRAPNTAELKICRVNRNSGSCLGGDEIFLLCDKVQKEDIEVYFTGPGWEARGSFSQADVHRQVAIVFRTPPYADPSLQAPVRVSMQLRRPSDRELSEPMEFQYLPDTDDRHRIEEKRKRTYETFKSIMKKSPFNGPTDHRPPTRRIAVPSRSSASVPKPAPQPYPFTPSLSTINFEEFSPMVFPSGQIPSQTSALAPAPALVLAQAPAPAPAMASALAQAPAPGPVLAPGLAQAVTPPAPKTIPAGEGTLTEALLQLQFDADEDLGALLGNNTDPAVFTDLASVDNSEFQQLLNQGVPMAPHTAEPMLMEYPEAITRLVTGSQRPPDPAPTPLGASGLSNGLLSGDEDFSSIADMDFSALLSQISS; translated from the exons ATGGACG ACCTCTTCCCTCTCATCTTCCCCGCGG AGCCGGCCCAGGCCTCCGGCCCCTACGTGGAGATCATCGAGCAGCCCAAGCAGCGGGGCATGCGCTTTCGCTACAAGTGTGAGGGCCGCTCAGCAGGCAGTATCCCAGGCGAGAGGAGCACAGATACCACCAAGACCCACCCCACCATCAAG ATCAATGGCTACACGGGGCCAGGGACAGTCCGCATCTCCCTGGTGACCAAGGACCCCCCTCACCGGCCTCACCCCCATGAGCTTGTGGGGAAAGACTGCCGGGATGGCTTCTATGAGGCTGAGCTCTGCCCGGACCGCTGCATCCACAG CTTCCAGAACCTGGGGATCCAGTGTGTAAAGAAGCGGGACCTGGAGCAGGCCATCAGTCAGCGCATCCAGACCAACAACAACCCCTTCCAAG TTCCTGTAGAAGAGCAGCGTGGAGACTACGACCTGAATGCTGTCCGGCTCTGCTTCCAGGTGACAGTGCGGGACCCTGCAGGCAGGCCCCTACGCCTGTCGCCTGTCCTCTCTCATCCCATCTTTGACAACC GCGCCCCCAACACTGCCGAGCTCAAGATCTGCCGAGTGAATCGGAACTCTGGGAGCTGCCTTGGCGGGGATGAGATCTTCCTGCTGTGTGACAAGGTGCAGAAAG AGGATATCGAGGTGTATTTCACGGGACCAGGCTGGGAGGCCCGAGGCTCCTTTTCACAAGCTGATGTGCACCGGCAAGTGGCCATTGTGTTCCGGACGCCCCCCTACGCGGACCCCAGCCTGCAGGCCCCTGTGCGCGTCTCCATGCAGCTGCGGCGGCCTTCCGATCGGGAGCTCAGCGAGCCCATGGAATTCCAGTACTTGCCAGACACAG ATGATCGTCACCGGATTGAGGAGAAACGCAAAAGGACATATGAGACCTTTAAGAGCATCATGAAAAAGAGCCCTTTCAATG GACCCACCGACCACCGGCCTCCGACCCGGCGCATCGCTGTGCCTTCCCGCAGCTCAGCTTCCGTTCCCAAGCCAG CTCCCCAGCCCTATCCCTTTACACCATCTCTCAGCACCATCAACTTTGAGGAGTTCTCCCCCATGGTCTTTCCTTCTGGGCAGATCCCAAGCCAGACCTCGGCCTTGGCACCGGCCCCTGCCCTAGTCCtggcccaggccccagcccctgccccagccatgGCATCAGCCCtggcccaggccccagcccctggcccagtcctagccccaggcCTTGCTCAGGCTGTGACCCCACCTGCCCCCAAGACCATCCCGGCTGGGGAAGGGACACTGACAGAGGCCCTGCTGCAGCTGCAGTTTGATGCTGATGAAGACCTGGGGGCCCTGCTTGGCAATAACACAGATCCAGCCGTGTTCACAGACCTGGCATCCGTCGACAACTCTGAGTTTCAGCAGCTGCTGAACCAGGGTGTACCCATGGCCCCCCATACAGCTGAGCCCATGCTGATGGAGTACCCTGAGGCTATAACTCGTCTGGTGACAGGGTCCCAGAGGCCCCCTGACCCAGCTCCCACTCCCCTGGGAGCCTCTGGCCTCAGCAACGGCCTCCTCTCAGGGGATGAAGACTTCTCCTCCATTGCGGACATGGACTTCTCAGCCCTTCTGAGTCAGATCAGCTCCTAA
- the SIPA1 gene encoding signal-induced proliferation-associated protein 1, whose protein sequence is MWAGGVGSPRRGLAPAPTDDLFARKLRQPARPPLTPHTFEPRPARGPLLRSGSDAGEARPPTPASPRARAHSHEETGRPAAPPARFFSDPLALLGLPVEEPEPEFPPVPEPRWFAHYDVQSLLFDWAPRPRGTGGHAEAGSGTPASAQDQTAGSDLLLEAPGFVSELGGEGELGLGGLVSPPMPPSLPNAAVSVLEEPQNRTSAYSLEHADLGAGYYRKYFYGKEHQNFFGLDEVLGPVAVSLRREEKESSGGGTLHSYRIIVRTTQLRTLRGTISEDALPPGPPRGLSPRKLLEHVASRLSPTCLRLGSASPKVPRTLLTLDEQVLSFQRKVGILYCRAGQGSEEEMYNNQDAGPSFMQFLTLLGDVVRLKGFESYRAQLDTKTDSTGTHSLYTTYQDHEIMFHVSTMLPYTPNNQQQLLRKRHIGNNIVTIVFQEPGSKPFCPTTIRSHFQHVFLVVRAHAPCTPHTSYRVAVSRTQDTPAFGPALPPGGGPFAANADFRALLLAKALNGEQAAGHARQFHAMATRTRQQYLQDLATNEVTTTSLDSASRFGLPSLGGRRRASPRGPGAELQAAGALVWGVRAAPGARGATGAEAGGPDGAEVPCLLGISAEALVLVAPRDGRVLFNCACRDVLAWTFSEQQLDLYHGRGEAIMLRFDGPPGQAVGEVVTRLQLVSRGCETRELALPRDGQGRLGFEVDAEGFVTHVERFTFAETTGLRPGARLLRVCGQTLPSLGPEAAAQLLRSAPKVCVTVLTPDESGRPRRSFSELYMLSLQEPSRRGAPEPVQDEAPAVALLPTTKQLLQVCLNDGGGPPGPGDLAEERTEFLHSQNPPSPCSSLSDEAPVLPDTTPDLLLATTAKPAAPSAGRETPPTQDGPGRLSGSEDRGDPAPELRASFLPRTLSLRNSISKIMSEAGSETLEDEWQSISEIASTCNTILESLSREGPPIPESRDAKGAPKPDAEPEPGSLSAKVSHLESMLRKLQDDLQKEKADRAALEEEVRSLRHNNRRLQAESESAATRLLLASQRLGSPAGDLA, encoded by the exons ATGTGGGCCGGCGGCGTTGGGAGTCCTCGGCGGGGCCTGGCCCCTGCGCCCACCGATGACCTCTTCGCCCGCAAGCTGCGCCAGCCGGCGCGGCCCCCGCTGACGCCACACACCTTCGAGCCCAGGCCAGCCCGTGGCCCGCTCCTGCGCAGCGGCAGCGATGCGGGCGAGGCCCGGCCCCCGACACCGGCCAGCCCTCGCGCCCGCGCCCACAGCCACGAGGAGACCGGCCGCCCCGCTGCGCCCCCCGCCCGCTTCTTCTCCGACCCGCTGGCGCTGCTGGGGCTGCCGGTCGAGGAGCCAGAGCCCGAGTTCCCGCCCGTGCCCGAGCCCCGCTGGTTCGCCCACTATGACGTGCAAAGCCTGCTCTTTGACTGGGCTCCAAGGCCCCGGGGGACGGGGGGCCACGCAGAGGCGGGCTCTGGGACCCCCGCCTCGGCTCAGGACCAGACTGCCGGCTCCGACCTGCTGCTTGAGGCGCCTGGCTTCGTGAGTGAGCTCGGGGGTGAGGGCGAGCTGGGACTGGGTGGACTGGTGTCTCCACCTATGCCCCCCTCACTGCCCAACGCGGCCGTGTCCGTCCTGGAGGAGCCACAGAACCGAACCTCGGCCTACAGCCTGGAGCATGCAGACCTGGGCGCTGGCTACTACCGCAAGTACTTCTACGGCAAAG AACACCAGAACTTCTTCGGACTGGACGAGGTGCTGGGCCCGGTGGCAGTGAGCCTGCGGCGGGAGGAGAAGGAGAGCAGCGGAGGGGGCACTCTGCACAGCTACCGCATCATCGTGCGGACCACGCAG CTCCGGACCCTCCGCGGCACCATCTCGGAGGACGCGCTGCCGCCAGGGCCCCCGAGAGGCCTGTCCCCGAGGAAGCTTCTAGAGCACGTGGCATCGCGGCTTAGCCCGACCTGCCTGCGCCTGGGCTCAGCTTCACCGAAGGTGCCCCGCACGCTGCTTACGCTGGACGAGCAAGTG CTGAGCTTCCAGCGCAAGGTGGGCATCCTGTACTGCCGGGCAGGCCAGGGCTCGGAGGAGGAGATGTATAACAACCAGGATGCAGGACCATCCTTCATGCAGTTCCTCACCCTGCTGGGTGACGTGGTGCGGCTCAAAGGCTTTGAGAGCTACAGGGCCCAGCTGGACACCAAAA CGGATTCCACGGGCACGCACTCCCTCTACACCACGTACCAGGACCATGAGATCATGTTCCACGTGTCCACGATGCTGCCTTACACCCCCAATAACCAGCAGCAG CTCCTGCGGAAGCGCCACATTGGCAACAACATTGTGACCATCGTGTTCCAGGAACCCGGCAGCAAGCCCTTCTGCCCCACCACCATACGCTCGCACTTCCAGCACGTATTCCTAGTCGTGCGGGCCCACGCGCCCTGCACTCCGCACACCTCCTACAG GGTGGCTGTGAGCCGCACCCAGGACACCCCGGCCTTCGGGCCAGCTCTGCCCCCTGGCGGAGGTCCCTTTGCGGCCAACGCCGACTTCCGGGCCCTCCTGTTGGCCAAGGCGCTCAATGGCGAGCAGGCGGCGGGCCATGCACGCCAGTTCCACGCCATGGCCACGCGCACGCGCCAGCAGTATCTGCAGGACCTGGCCACCAACGAGGTGACCACCACGTCGCTGGACTCGGCGTCCCGCTTCGGCCTGCCTTCCCTGGGCGGGAGGCGGCGGGCATCCCCCCGGGGCCCGGGCGCTGAGCTGCAGGCGGCAGGGGCGCTGGTGTGGGGCGTACGCGCGGCGCCCGGGGCGCGGGGCGCGACCGGAGCCGAGGCGGGCGGCCCTGACGGCGCAGAGGTGCCATGCCTGCTGGGCATCTCGGCCGAGGCGCTGGTGCTGGTGGCGCCGCGCGACGGCCGCGTACTCTTCAACTGCGCCTGTCGCGACGTGCTGGCCTGGACCTTCTCCGAGCAGCAGCTCGACCTGTACCACGGCCGCGGGGAGGCGATCATGCTGCGGTTCGACGGTCCCCCCGGCCAAGCCGTTGGCGAGGTCGTGACGCGCCTGCAG CTGGTGAGCCGCGGCTGCGAGACCCGCGAGCTGGCGCTGCCCCGCGACGGCCAAGGCCGCCTGGGCTTCGAGGTGGACGCCGAGGGCTTCGTCACGCACGTGGAGCGCTTCACATTCGCGGAGACGACGGGGCTGCGGCCCGGGGCGCGCCTGCTGCGCGTGTGCGGCCAGACGCTGCCCAGTCTCGGCCCCGAGGCCGCTGCCCAGCTGCTGCGCTCGGCGCCCAAGGTCTGCGTCACCGTCCTGACCCCCGACGAGAGCGGCCGGCCCCGCAG GAGCTTTTCGGAGCTGTACATGCTGTCTCTGCAGGAGCCCAGCCGGCGGGGGGCTCCCGAGCCGGTGCAGGATGAGGCCCCAGCAGTGGCCCTACTGCCCACCACGAAGCAGCTGCTGCAAGTGTGCCTGAACGATGGCGGTGGTCCTCCAGGGCCTGGGGACCTGGCCGAGGAGAGGACCGAGTTCCTGCACAGCCAGAACCCTCCATCACCCTGCAG CTCTCTGTCCGACGAGGCCCCAGTCCTGCCCGACACCACCCCGGACCTCCTCCTTGCCACCACGGCCAAGCCGGCAGCCCCCAGTGCTGGCAGGGAGACACCCCCCACCCAG GACGGGCCAGGCAGACTCAGTGGCAGTGAGGACAGGGGTGACCCAGCCCCGGAACTGAGGGCCTCCTTCTTGCCACGAACCTTGTCTCTGAGGAACTCCATCAGCAAAA TCATGTCAGAGGCGGGCAGCGAGACCCTGGAAGACGAGTGGCAGTCCATCTCAGAGATCGCCTCTACCTGCAACACCATCCTGGAGTCGCTCTCCCGGGAGG GGCCGCCCATCCCAGAGAGCAGAGATGCCAAGGGAGCTCCAAAACCTGACGCTGA GCCAGAACCCGGGAGCCTGTCTGCGAAGGTCTCTCACCTGGAGTCCATGCTCAGGAAGCTGCAGGATGACCTGCAGAAG GAGAAGGCAGACAGGGCggccctggaggaggaggtgcGGAGCCTGCGGCACAACAACCGGCGCCTGCAGGCCGAGTCGGAGAGCGCGGCCACCCGCCTGCTCCTGGCCTCCCAGCGGCTGGGCTCCCCCGCCGGCGACCTGGCCTGA